The following are encoded together in the Streptomyces sp. NBC_01465 genome:
- a CDS encoding carbohydrate ABC transporter permease, whose amino-acid sequence MSVDQVRPSANGSAVAGARPTAVPAAKSRPRRSRRAGRWWTPWLFLAPALLLFLYFKFIPMFNAITMSFQEVQPYLGNKWVGADNYKTVLTSDGFREAAWHTVVLAVGQTAGCLVLGLALALLMEGQSRRLGFIRSAAFLPVVVPIAVVAELWRIMYHPTGDGMINSLLGLFGSSPSGFINDPHTSMASIMVTGIWRGAPYDMMIFLAGLGSVDRGLYEAAKVDGAGRFQRIRHVTVPGLRSVFSILFILAAIRGLRVFTEVFLLTNGGPDGSTEVVMTLIYKLGLEQNRLGVGAAGAVLLFLATLVLTVCVHLFRRRGNE is encoded by the coding sequence ATGAGCGTCGACCAGGTACGGCCGTCCGCGAACGGTTCCGCCGTCGCGGGCGCCCGGCCCACCGCGGTGCCGGCGGCGAAGAGCCGGCCGCGGCGCAGCCGCAGGGCAGGACGCTGGTGGACGCCCTGGCTGTTCCTGGCCCCGGCGCTGCTCCTCTTCCTGTACTTCAAGTTCATCCCGATGTTCAACGCGATCACCATGTCGTTCCAGGAGGTTCAGCCCTACCTCGGCAACAAGTGGGTCGGCGCCGACAACTACAAGACGGTCCTGACCTCGGACGGCTTCCGCGAGGCCGCCTGGCACACCGTCGTGCTCGCCGTCGGACAGACCGCGGGCTGCCTCGTGCTCGGCCTCGCGCTCGCGCTGCTGATGGAGGGCCAGAGCCGCCGGCTCGGCTTCATCCGCTCGGCGGCCTTCCTCCCCGTCGTCGTACCGATCGCCGTCGTCGCCGAACTCTGGCGGATCATGTACCACCCCACCGGCGACGGAATGATCAACTCCCTGCTGGGGCTGTTCGGTTCGAGCCCCTCGGGGTTCATCAACGATCCGCACACCTCGATGGCCTCCATCATGGTCACCGGCATCTGGCGGGGCGCGCCCTACGACATGATGATCTTCCTCGCGGGTCTGGGGAGCGTCGACCGCGGTCTCTACGAGGCCGCCAAGGTCGACGGCGCGGGCCGCTTCCAGCGCATCCGCCACGTCACCGTGCCCGGACTGCGCTCCGTCTTCTCGATCCTCTTCATCCTCGCCGCCATCCGCGGACTGCGCGTCTTCACCGAGGTCTTCCTCCTCACCAACGGAGGCCCTGACGGCTCCACCGAAGTCGTCATGACGCTCATCTACAAGCTGGGTCTCGAACAGAACCGGCTCGGAGTCGGCGCGGCCGGCGCCGTCCTGCTGTTCCTCGCGACGCTCGTCCTGACCGTCTGCGTCCACCTGTTCCGACGGAGGGGTAACGAATGA
- a CDS encoding polysaccharide lyase 6 family protein: protein MQRRTFLTASALGITAVVLPVASARAATTVTSLTALQSAINAAVPGTVITVANGTYAVPDGKPVTITDKHGTDGSEITIVAQSRGGVVLTGKQSFVFSGSSYVTLSGFAFRQSTTLDVPPDSSHIRLTRNDFQLADISGLHWVMVRGDYSKIDRNHFHNKSQLGIMLGVEGADTDKMAYKVLISKNYFSDHSFTGDNGGEPIRLGVSPRALSDAEATVELNLFERCNGDPEAISVKSSGNFVRRNTIRDSKGGIVLRHGNDTTVDSNWILDGQEGIRIYGNDHLIVNNYVSGLSGTALIIGSGTERDHYVGEPSTSRTGNDAPDRVTVVHNTLLGNAKTLAGETQRTEEPRDCTIADNLLVGDSGDLVAMATTVRFTWQSNMLSGAAADGNIPAGTYTRTDPKLVTGADGIARLSSASPAIGAATFATDAVTYDIEGNARGTARDIGCDEYTTATALYRPLTTADVGPNAS from the coding sequence ATGCAACGACGTACGTTCCTCACCGCAAGCGCGCTCGGCATCACGGCCGTCGTCCTTCCCGTCGCCTCCGCGAGGGCGGCGACGACAGTCACCTCGCTGACCGCACTGCAGTCCGCGATCAACGCCGCGGTCCCCGGCACGGTGATCACCGTGGCCAACGGCACCTATGCCGTACCGGACGGCAAGCCCGTCACCATCACGGACAAGCACGGCACGGACGGCTCGGAGATCACGATCGTCGCGCAGTCGCGCGGCGGCGTCGTCCTCACCGGCAAGCAGAGCTTCGTCTTCAGCGGCTCCAGCTACGTCACCCTCTCCGGCTTCGCCTTCCGCCAGAGCACCACGCTCGACGTCCCGCCGGACTCCTCGCACATCCGCCTCACCCGCAACGACTTCCAGCTCGCCGACATCAGCGGACTCCACTGGGTCATGGTCCGGGGCGACTACAGCAAGATCGACCGCAACCACTTCCACAACAAGTCCCAGCTGGGGATCATGCTCGGGGTGGAGGGCGCGGACACGGACAAGATGGCCTACAAGGTCCTGATCTCCAAGAACTACTTCTCCGACCACTCCTTCACCGGCGACAACGGCGGCGAGCCGATCCGCCTCGGTGTGAGCCCGCGCGCGCTCTCGGACGCGGAGGCCACCGTCGAACTGAACCTCTTCGAGCGGTGCAACGGCGACCCGGAAGCCATCTCGGTCAAGTCCTCCGGCAACTTCGTCCGCCGCAACACGATCCGCGACAGCAAGGGCGGCATCGTCCTGCGCCACGGCAACGACACCACGGTCGACAGCAACTGGATCCTCGACGGCCAGGAGGGGATACGCATCTACGGAAACGACCACCTGATCGTCAACAACTACGTCTCCGGCCTCTCCGGTACGGCCCTGATCATCGGCAGCGGCACGGAGCGCGACCACTACGTCGGCGAGCCGTCGACGTCCCGTACCGGCAACGACGCCCCCGACCGCGTGACCGTGGTCCACAACACCCTGCTGGGCAACGCCAAGACCCTCGCGGGCGAGACCCAGCGCACCGAAGAGCCGCGCGACTGCACCATCGCCGACAACCTCCTCGTCGGCGACTCCGGCGATCTGGTGGCGATGGCGACGACGGTCCGCTTCACCTGGCAGAGCAACATGCTCTCCGGCGCGGCCGCCGACGGGAACATCCCCGCCGGCACCTACACCCGCACCGACCCGAAGCTGGTGACGGGCGCCGACGGCATCGCCCGGCTGTCGTCCGCCAGCCCGGCGATCGGCGCGGCCACGTTCGCGACGGACGCGGTCACGTACGACATCGAGGGCAACGCACGCGGCACGGCCAGGGACATCGGCTGCGACGAGTACACGACCGCGACCGCGCTCTACCGTCCGCTCACGACGGCGGACGTCGGCCCGAACGCGTCCTGA
- a CDS encoding hydroxyacid dehydrogenase — translation MSTDRTSLTALLVMEEERRADVYPAALLEEIGRVARWQGPPLTRTQLAKDPGVLAGVDVLLSGWGAPRLDARLLGHAPDLRAVLVAGGSVRPLTTPEFWARKIPIVSAAAANAVPVAEYTLGQILLGLKQVHRISRDAREHRSFPADPQVPGGYGSLVGLLGLGSIGRLVASHLRRFDVEVLASDPMTDAVTAKALGLRLVGTDELFAMCDVVSLHAPLLPETEGLVGEKLLSALKEGATLINTARGGLVDEEAAIGVLRRRPDLTAVLDVTHPEPPDPNSPWFTLSNVVLTPHLAGAMGRERARMGELVLDELRRLVDGVPLRHAVDPGLAGSLA, via the coding sequence ATGTCGACTGACCGAACATCACTGACCGCACTGCTCGTGATGGAGGAGGAGCGCAGGGCCGACGTGTATCCCGCCGCCCTGCTGGAGGAGATCGGGCGTGTCGCCCGGTGGCAGGGGCCGCCCCTGACGCGCACTCAACTGGCCAAGGATCCAGGGGTGTTGGCCGGCGTGGACGTCCTGCTCAGCGGGTGGGGCGCTCCGCGCCTCGACGCGCGGCTGCTCGGGCACGCACCGGATCTGCGGGCGGTGCTGGTGGCGGGCGGTTCCGTACGGCCGCTGACCACACCGGAGTTCTGGGCCAGGAAGATACCCATCGTCTCCGCCGCGGCGGCCAACGCGGTGCCGGTCGCGGAGTACACCCTGGGCCAGATCCTGCTCGGGCTGAAGCAGGTCCACCGCATCAGCCGCGACGCCCGGGAGCACCGGAGCTTCCCCGCCGATCCGCAGGTCCCGGGCGGATACGGCTCCCTGGTCGGCCTGTTGGGGCTCGGCAGCATCGGGCGGCTCGTGGCGTCGCATCTGCGCCGTTTCGACGTCGAGGTCCTGGCGTCGGACCCGATGACGGACGCCGTCACGGCGAAGGCCCTGGGGCTCCGACTCGTCGGTACGGACGAGCTGTTCGCGATGTGCGACGTGGTCAGCCTGCACGCGCCTCTGCTGCCGGAGACCGAAGGCCTGGTCGGGGAGAAGCTGCTGTCCGCGCTGAAGGAGGGTGCGACGCTGATCAACACCGCGCGCGGCGGGCTCGTGGACGAGGAGGCGGCGATCGGTGTCCTGCGCCGCCGCCCCGACCTCACCGCCGTACTCGACGTGACGCACCCCGAACCGCCGGACCCGAACTCGCCCTGGTTCACGCTGTCCAACGTCGTCCTGACGCCCCATCTGGCCGGGGCCATGGGGCGGGAGCGGGCACGCATGGGCGAGCTGGTCCTGGACGAGCTCCGCCGCCTGGTCGACGGCGTGCCGCTGCGGCACGCCGTCGACCCCGGACTGGCGGGGAGTCTCGCGTAG
- a CDS encoding alpha-L-fucosidase, with product MSARSDTTWFTHDRFGLFVHWGLYALPARHEWVKNRERLTDEQYQVYFDHFDPDRYDPVQWARTAKATGMRYVVLTTKHHDGFCLWDSALTDYKVTNTPYGRDLLGPFVDACRAEGLKVGFYYSLIDWHHPSFPVDGTHPQRDDAAYREAAADRDMAEYRTYLHGQVRELLTSYGTIDYLFFDFSYTGHEEYWGGKGADDWDAPGLLALVRELQPDILVNDRTGIPGDFITPEQYQPSGPMTANGRPVIWEACQTLNGSWGYDRDNVDFKSADLLIRMLVDGVSKDGNLLLNVGPTGRGDFDPRAVDTLAEIGRWMDLHEKSVRGCGPSAHQPPADCRYTQRGDRLYLHLFTWPLRHIHLPGLAGRVRYAQLLGDASEIVRVEVDPDQPAQNTRMGGQPDGTLTLQLPVRRPETPVPVIELFLN from the coding sequence TTGAGTGCGCGCAGCGACACCACCTGGTTCACCCACGACCGATTCGGCCTCTTCGTCCACTGGGGTCTGTACGCACTCCCGGCCCGCCACGAGTGGGTCAAGAACCGGGAGCGGCTGACCGACGAGCAGTACCAGGTCTACTTCGACCACTTCGACCCCGACCGCTACGACCCCGTCCAGTGGGCCAGGACCGCCAAGGCCACCGGAATGCGGTACGTCGTCCTCACCACCAAGCACCACGACGGCTTCTGCCTCTGGGACAGCGCCCTCACCGACTACAAGGTCACCAACACCCCGTACGGCCGCGATCTGCTCGGCCCGTTCGTCGACGCCTGCCGGGCCGAGGGCCTCAAGGTCGGCTTCTACTACTCGCTCATCGACTGGCACCACCCGTCCTTCCCCGTCGACGGCACGCACCCGCAGCGCGACGACGCCGCGTATCGCGAGGCGGCGGCGGACCGGGACATGGCCGAGTACCGGACGTATCTCCACGGCCAGGTAAGGGAGTTGCTCACCTCGTACGGGACGATCGACTACCTCTTCTTCGACTTCTCCTACACCGGCCACGAGGAGTACTGGGGCGGCAAGGGCGCCGACGACTGGGACGCACCCGGTCTGCTCGCCCTCGTACGGGAACTCCAGCCGGACATCCTGGTCAACGACCGGACCGGCATCCCCGGGGACTTCATCACCCCCGAGCAGTACCAGCCCTCGGGACCGATGACCGCGAACGGCCGCCCGGTGATCTGGGAGGCCTGCCAGACCCTGAACGGCAGTTGGGGCTACGACCGCGACAACGTCGACTTCAAGAGCGCCGACCTGCTGATCCGCATGCTCGTCGACGGCGTGTCCAAGGACGGCAACCTGCTCCTGAACGTGGGCCCCACCGGACGCGGCGACTTCGACCCGCGCGCCGTCGACACCCTCGCCGAGATCGGCCGGTGGATGGACCTGCACGAGAAGTCCGTACGCGGCTGCGGCCCCTCGGCGCACCAGCCGCCCGCCGACTGCCGCTACACCCAGCGCGGCGACCGCCTCTATCTGCACCTCTTCACCTGGCCGCTGCGCCACATCCACCTGCCCGGGCTCGCGGGGCGGGTGCGGTACGCGCAGCTCCTGGGCGACGCGTCGGAAATCGTACGCGTCGAGGTGGACCCGGATCAGCCCGCGCAGAACACCCGGATGGGCGGCCAGCCCGACGGCACGCTCACGCTCCAGCTGCCGGTACGCCGGCCCGAGACCCCTGTCCCCGTCATCGAGCTCTTCCTCAACTGA
- a CDS encoding bile acid:sodium symporter family protein has translation MQTDQAIPRTAPASTDRAARRAVTVFPVLVLVAGAAGLAFPDAFAGWKTNVPYLLGVVMFCMGLTMTAVDFQGVLKRPWAVGLGLVAHYVIMPGLGWLIAHALNLSPQLAAGVILVGCAPSGTASNVVTYLARGDVALSVSVATVSTVLAPLVTPPLTLLLAGEYLPVDAGSMVTDILKTVLLPVLAGLAVRFFAGRYIARVLGALPWLSAVAIAVIVVIVVAGSAAAIKSAAAMVLLAVVLHNGLGLLLGYGAGKAARLGKPASRAMAFEVGMQNSGLAASLATAHFSPLAALPAAIFSVWHNVSGALVAAFMSYRARKSESQDAFGPTSAVVSGR, from the coding sequence GTGCAGACTGATCAGGCAATACCCCGTACCGCCCCCGCTTCCACCGACCGCGCGGCCCGCCGCGCGGTCACCGTCTTCCCGGTCCTCGTGCTCGTCGCGGGCGCGGCGGGTCTCGCTTTCCCCGACGCTTTCGCGGGGTGGAAGACGAACGTTCCTTACCTGCTCGGCGTGGTGATGTTCTGTATGGGACTGACCATGACCGCGGTCGATTTCCAGGGCGTGCTGAAGCGCCCCTGGGCCGTGGGCCTCGGCCTCGTCGCCCACTACGTGATCATGCCGGGCCTGGGCTGGCTCATCGCCCACGCGCTGAACCTCTCGCCCCAACTGGCCGCCGGCGTCATCCTGGTGGGCTGCGCGCCCAGCGGCACGGCGTCCAATGTCGTCACGTATCTCGCGCGCGGCGACGTCGCCCTGTCCGTCTCGGTGGCCACCGTCTCGACCGTCCTCGCCCCGCTGGTCACTCCCCCGCTGACGCTGCTCCTGGCGGGCGAGTACCTCCCCGTCGACGCGGGCTCGATGGTGACCGACATCCTCAAGACCGTGCTGCTGCCGGTCCTGGCGGGTCTGGCCGTACGGTTCTTCGCGGGCCGCTACATCGCCCGCGTACTCGGCGCGCTCCCCTGGCTGTCGGCCGTCGCCATCGCCGTCATCGTGGTGATCGTCGTCGCGGGCAGCGCGGCGGCGATCAAGTCGGCGGCGGCGATGGTGCTGCTGGCCGTCGTCCTGCACAACGGCCTCGGCCTGCTGCTCGGTTACGGGGCCGGGAAGGCGGCCCGGCTCGGGAAGCCCGCGAGCCGGGCGATGGCGTTCGAGGTGGGGATGCAGAACTCCGGTCTGGCCGCCTCGCTCGCCACCGCCCATTTCAGCCCGCTCGCCGCCCTGCCCGCGGCGATCTTCTCGGTCTGGCACAACGTGTCGGGGGCGCTGGTCGCCGCCTTCATGTCGTACCGGGCCAGGAAGAGCGAGAGTCAGGACGCGTTCGGGCCGACGTCCGCCGTCGTGAGCGGACGGTAG
- a CDS encoding carbohydrate ABC transporter permease translates to MSAPTETALGLTESRSIGGRVVKAVTYALVLIVFAGPLLALLVSAFNHVKDPTQLSLIPSGATLDNFRTAFDQGVLKYLLNSFFVVGGGLLLQVAVSVLAGYALARKKFRGMTVVMVAILATLMLPEEILAIPLSLILADLPVVHFNLIGTLAGMIVPLGAWAFSILVMTEFMKDVPRELEEAARIDGAGDLRIFAQIILPMCKPALGVIGVFGFTMIWDQYLLPLLVATDSSSYTLPLALRTLRIDPSVTPGVVMAASLLALLPSVIVFLFFQRSFVQGLTSGALKG, encoded by the coding sequence ATGAGCGCGCCGACCGAGACCGCGCTGGGGCTCACCGAGAGCCGGAGCATCGGCGGCAGAGTGGTGAAGGCGGTCACGTACGCCCTCGTCCTGATCGTCTTCGCGGGCCCGCTGCTCGCCCTGCTCGTCAGCGCGTTCAACCACGTCAAGGACCCCACGCAGCTCAGCCTCATCCCCTCGGGTGCCACCCTGGACAACTTCAGGACCGCCTTCGACCAGGGCGTACTGAAGTACCTCCTCAACTCCTTCTTCGTCGTCGGCGGCGGGCTGCTCCTCCAGGTCGCCGTCTCGGTCCTCGCGGGCTACGCGCTGGCCAGGAAGAAGTTCCGCGGCATGACCGTCGTGATGGTCGCCATCCTCGCGACGCTGATGCTGCCCGAGGAGATCCTCGCCATCCCGCTCTCGCTGATCCTCGCCGACCTGCCGGTGGTCCACTTCAACCTCATCGGCACCCTCGCCGGGATGATCGTGCCGCTCGGCGCCTGGGCGTTCTCCATCCTCGTGATGACCGAGTTCATGAAGGACGTGCCGCGCGAACTCGAAGAGGCCGCCCGCATCGACGGCGCCGGTGACCTGCGGATCTTCGCCCAGATCATCCTTCCGATGTGCAAGCCGGCGCTCGGCGTCATCGGGGTCTTCGGCTTCACCATGATCTGGGACCAGTACCTGCTGCCCCTCCTGGTGGCCACCGACTCCTCCTCGTACACCCTGCCCCTCGCCCTGCGGACCCTGCGGATCGACCCCTCGGTCACCCCGGGCGTGGTGATGGCCGCATCGCTGCTCGCGCTGCTGCCCTCGGTGATCGTCTTCCTCTTCTTCCAGCGCTCGTTCGTCCAGGGCCTGACCTCCGGCGCGCTCAAGGGCTGA
- a CDS encoding ABC transporter substrate-binding protein, translating into MQKQWLIGAGILTSAVLLTGCSSGPAGTQTKQNPDAPLELWTRTTPGGPGEKATLKLAAGFEKATGKKVKVTAIFDDFETKLQQRAAQKNLPDIVLNDVSQLGTLHSQGLLREIDLDKIKNSKDIADSGLASGKSADGKQYGLPYSAQASALLIRKDWREKLGLKVPQNWDEFTAMAKEFTTKDPDGNGKQDTAGLAAPLSTKRGYASWYFSNFLWAAGGDFITETGGGKYKPSMETPEATKAVQWFRDLGCKDKAIQPGAVTMDTPPTNETFEAGKAGMYVVGPYLLPRFDKSLGKDKYEVVPMPKGPKDATVLAEGGSVYLMAGSDNQAGQDAFADYAVSAEGQKLGMQGTEGNIVQLPVNKTVDITKERPDARWKTYADIYSTSGRYAPSIPNWTPVRQATADTVNALVADCGIDTASKLKELDSKLQGVLEEQGIAAS; encoded by the coding sequence ATGCAGAAGCAATGGTTGATCGGTGCCGGGATCCTCACGTCCGCCGTACTCCTGACGGGGTGTTCGTCAGGACCCGCCGGCACGCAGACGAAGCAGAACCCCGACGCACCGCTCGAGCTCTGGACCAGAACCACGCCGGGCGGACCCGGCGAGAAGGCAACGCTCAAGCTGGCGGCGGGATTCGAGAAGGCCACCGGCAAGAAGGTCAAGGTCACCGCGATCTTCGACGACTTCGAGACCAAGCTCCAGCAGCGTGCGGCCCAGAAGAACCTCCCCGACATCGTCCTCAACGACGTCTCCCAGCTCGGCACGCTGCACAGCCAGGGCCTGCTCCGCGAGATCGACCTCGACAAGATCAAGAACAGCAAGGACATAGCCGACAGCGGCCTCGCCTCCGGCAAGAGCGCCGACGGCAAGCAGTACGGACTGCCCTACTCCGCCCAGGCCAGCGCCCTGCTGATCCGCAAGGACTGGCGCGAGAAGCTCGGCCTGAAGGTCCCGCAGAACTGGGACGAATTCACCGCCATGGCCAAGGAGTTCACCACCAAGGACCCCGACGGCAACGGCAAGCAGGACACCGCCGGGCTCGCCGCCCCGCTCTCCACCAAGCGCGGCTACGCCTCCTGGTACTTCTCCAACTTCCTCTGGGCGGCGGGCGGCGACTTCATCACGGAGACCGGCGGCGGCAAGTACAAGCCGTCCATGGAGACCCCCGAGGCGACCAAGGCCGTCCAGTGGTTCCGCGACCTCGGCTGCAAGGACAAGGCCATCCAGCCCGGCGCCGTCACCATGGACACCCCGCCGACCAACGAGACGTTCGAGGCGGGCAAGGCCGGCATGTACGTGGTCGGCCCGTACCTCCTCCCGCGCTTCGACAAGTCGCTGGGCAAGGACAAGTACGAGGTCGTCCCCATGCCCAAGGGCCCCAAGGACGCCACCGTGCTCGCCGAGGGCGGATCGGTCTATCTGATGGCCGGCTCGGACAACCAGGCGGGCCAGGACGCCTTCGCCGACTACGCGGTCTCCGCCGAGGGCCAGAAGCTCGGCATGCAGGGCACCGAGGGCAACATCGTGCAGCTGCCGGTCAACAAGACCGTCGACATCACCAAGGAGCGCCCCGACGCGCGCTGGAAGACGTACGCCGACATCTACAGCACCTCGGGCCGCTACGCCCCGTCGATCCCCAACTGGACGCCCGTGCGCCAGGCGACGGCCGACACCGTCAACGCCCTGGTGGCCGACTGCGGGATCGACACCGCGTCCAAGCTGAAGGAGCTCGACTCCAAGCTCCAGGGCGTCCTCGAGGAGCAGGGGATCGCCGCGTCATGA
- a CDS encoding purine-cytosine permease family protein, translated as MTDSTSNDRVGTVETRGIEPVPDSERHGHAGQMFWTWFAANISLLGLPLGASLVAFRGLNIWQAALVAVAGSFGSFALVGALSLAGKKGGAPALTLSRATFGQRGNVGPTVVTWLSRVGWETITTTTAAYALLALLGVAFGVDQNNFLTIVCLLVFIACTLLISGLGHATIMWINKWATVAFGVLNLIVMGFLVATVDWTKVLDAPAGATSGVIGGIGFIAAGTGIGWANAGADYARYLPRSIPGGRLVTASAFGAGIPLVLLISLGSLLTAGDPTLATASDPVAAINAMLPSWMAIPYLIAAFGGLLMSNHLSTYSAGLTMITLGLKVPRAWAVCIDVVVMFLGGIYFMLIAGDFYGPFTTFLTLLAVPISAWIGVIGVDMLRGREYDPAGLMDTTRTSRYWYSGGFNLPAVTAWVAAIVCGLLFTSAATSADDVWFKGPLTDTWLGENGLGWAIAIVVGALLYAVLGRRASVTDVPSSPAPLEEAVR; from the coding sequence ATGACCGATTCAACGTCGAACGATCGCGTCGGCACCGTAGAAACCCGAGGGATCGAGCCGGTCCCCGACAGCGAGCGTCACGGCCATGCGGGCCAGATGTTCTGGACCTGGTTCGCCGCCAACATCTCCCTCCTCGGGCTGCCGCTCGGCGCCTCCCTCGTCGCCTTCCGCGGGCTGAACATCTGGCAGGCGGCGCTGGTCGCCGTCGCCGGATCCTTCGGATCGTTCGCGCTGGTGGGGGCGCTCAGCCTGGCGGGCAAGAAGGGCGGGGCGCCCGCGCTCACGCTCTCCCGTGCGACCTTCGGACAGCGCGGCAACGTCGGCCCGACCGTGGTCACCTGGCTGAGCCGGGTCGGCTGGGAGACCATCACCACCACGACCGCCGCGTACGCCCTGCTCGCGCTGCTCGGCGTCGCCTTCGGCGTGGACCAGAACAACTTCCTCACCATTGTCTGTCTGCTCGTCTTCATCGCCTGCACCCTGCTCATCAGCGGCCTCGGCCACGCCACGATCATGTGGATCAACAAGTGGGCCACCGTCGCCTTCGGCGTGCTGAACCTGATCGTGATGGGCTTCCTCGTCGCCACCGTCGACTGGACCAAGGTCCTGGACGCTCCGGCCGGCGCCACCAGCGGCGTCATCGGGGGCATCGGTTTCATCGCCGCCGGTACGGGCATCGGCTGGGCCAACGCCGGTGCGGACTACGCCCGTTACCTGCCCCGCTCGATCCCCGGCGGCCGCCTCGTCACCGCCTCTGCGTTCGGCGCGGGCATCCCCCTGGTGCTGCTGATCTCGCTCGGCTCGCTGCTCACCGCGGGCGACCCGACGCTCGCCACCGCCTCCGACCCGGTCGCGGCCATCAACGCGATGCTGCCGTCCTGGATGGCGATCCCGTACCTCATCGCCGCGTTCGGCGGACTCCTGATGTCGAACCACCTGTCGACGTACTCGGCCGGACTCACCATGATCACGCTGGGGCTGAAGGTCCCGCGCGCCTGGGCCGTCTGCATCGACGTCGTGGTGATGTTCCTCGGCGGCATCTACTTCATGCTGATCGCCGGTGACTTCTACGGCCCCTTCACCACCTTCCTCACCCTCCTCGCCGTCCCGATCTCCGCCTGGATCGGGGTGATCGGAGTGGACATGCTGCGCGGCCGCGAGTACGACCCGGCCGGCCTCATGGACACCACCCGCACCAGTCGTTACTGGTACTCCGGCGGCTTCAACCTCCCGGCGGTCACCGCCTGGGTCGCCGCGATCGTCTGCGGACTGCTCTTCACCTCCGCCGCGACCAGCGCCGACGACGTCTGGTTCAAGGGCCCGCTCACCGACACCTGGCTCGGCGAGAACGGCCTCGGCTGGGCGATCGCCATCGTCGTCGGCGCGCTGCTGTACGCGGTCCTCGGCCGCCGTGCCTCCGTCACCGACGTCCCGTCCTCCCCCGCCCCTCTCGAGGAAGCCGTCCGATGA
- a CDS encoding PfkB family carbohydrate kinase — MSNSPSPRLVLAGNVIADLVIEVPALPERGGDVIGTRTELTAGGGFNTLVAARRLGAEAVFAGLHGTGPYGDLVRASLAAESVETMLPVREDGDTSFCVALVDAGGERTFVTSFGVDAHLTEAELAVVTGKLRPDDMVQLSGYGLVTPVNGPLLSRFAAQLPPSLTVCFDPAPLVADIPAELLDPVLARTDWLSCNAREGRLLTGRDDPAQAVAALRERLSPGAGILLRADKDGCWLAAPGEDPVHVPGFPVDAVDSNGAGDAHVGAFLALLGRGLDPLSAARGANASAAYAVTRRGPATAPDLAQLIAFLGDDPLAAQLSV, encoded by the coding sequence ATGAGCAACTCCCCCAGCCCCCGACTCGTCCTCGCCGGAAACGTCATCGCCGACCTCGTCATCGAGGTCCCGGCCCTCCCCGAGCGCGGCGGCGACGTCATCGGCACCCGCACCGAACTCACGGCGGGCGGCGGGTTCAACACCCTCGTCGCGGCGCGCAGGCTCGGCGCGGAGGCGGTCTTCGCCGGGCTGCACGGGACCGGTCCGTACGGCGATCTCGTGCGCGCCTCCCTGGCGGCCGAGAGCGTGGAGACGATGCTGCCGGTCCGCGAGGACGGCGACACCAGCTTCTGCGTGGCGCTGGTGGACGCGGGCGGCGAGCGGACCTTCGTGACCAGCTTCGGAGTCGACGCCCACCTCACCGAGGCCGAACTGGCCGTGGTGACCGGCAAGTTGAGGCCCGACGACATGGTGCAGCTCTCCGGCTACGGCCTGGTCACCCCGGTCAACGGCCCGCTCCTGTCCCGCTTCGCCGCGCAGCTGCCGCCCTCCCTCACGGTCTGCTTCGACCCCGCGCCGCTGGTCGCCGACATCCCCGCGGAGCTCCTGGACCCGGTCCTCGCCCGTACCGACTGGCTGAGCTGCAACGCCCGCGAGGGCCGGCTGCTGACCGGGCGCGACGACCCCGCGCAGGCCGTCGCCGCCCTGCGGGAGAGGCTGTCCCCCGGTGCGGGGATCCTGCTGCGCGCCGACAAGGACGGCTGCTGGCTGGCCGCCCCCGGCGAAGACCCGGTCCACGTCCCGGGGTTCCCGGTCGACGCGGTCGACAGCAACGGCGCGGGCGACGCCCACGTCGGCGCGTTCCTCGCGCTCCTCGGCCGGGGTCTCGACCCGCTCTCGGCGGCGCGCGGCGCCAATGCGTCGGCGGCGTACGCGGTGACCCGGCGCGGCCCCGCCACCGCACCCGATCTGGCGCAGCTCATCGCCTTCCTCGGCGACGATCCGCTGGCCGCCCAGCTGTCGGTGTAG